The following are encoded in a window of Solidesulfovibrio magneticus RS-1 genomic DNA:
- a CDS encoding FkbM family methyltransferase, which produces MSVEAFFGRLAGLALPDAPVVVDGGANKGRVAARFLAALPGCRVAAFEPQPILARKLAKRFADEPRLTVHAVALGETAAVLPLTVMSRPTLSSLFAPTGIHEKYADQELTETAVVDVPVVRLDAVLGRADVIKLDLQGYELPALRGAAGLLGGVSAVVAEAALYPLYDGQALLDELTAYLQGFGLMLDGVYDFHRDPAGRIASGDAVYLRP; this is translated from the coding sequence ATGAGCGTCGAAGCTTTTTTCGGCCGACTGGCCGGGCTGGCCCTGCCGGACGCGCCGGTGGTGGTGGACGGCGGGGCCAACAAGGGGCGGGTGGCGGCGCGTTTTCTGGCCGCCCTGCCCGGCTGCCGGGTGGCGGCCTTCGAGCCTCAGCCAATACTTGCCCGCAAGCTGGCCAAGCGGTTCGCCGACGAGCCGCGTCTGACGGTCCATGCCGTGGCCCTGGGCGAGACAGCGGCGGTCTTGCCCTTGACGGTGATGTCGCGCCCCACGCTCTCCTCGCTGTTTGCGCCCACGGGCATTCACGAAAAGTACGCGGACCAGGAATTGACGGAGACGGCGGTGGTGGACGTGCCGGTGGTCCGGCTGGACGCGGTGCTTGGGCGGGCCGACGTCATCAAGCTGGATTTGCAGGGCTACGAATTGCCGGCCTTGCGGGGGGCGGCCGGGCTTTTGGGCGGAGTCTCGGCGGTGGTGGCCGAGGCGGCGCTCTATCCGCTCTACGACGGGCAGGCGCTTCTGGACGAGCTGACGGCCTATTTGCAGGGTTTCGGACTGATGCTCGACGGGGTCTACGATTTCCACCGCGACCCGGCCGGCCGCATCGCCTCGGGCGACGCCGTTTATCTGCGCCCCTGA
- a CDS encoding glycosyltransferase family protein, with protein sequence MKIAVYCQHVLGMGHLFRTLEIVAALDGHERLLVVGGPDVPAAVPEGVRLLRLPPLAMDADFRALTLEGPALEAAKAARKALLLDALADFAPDVFFVELYPFGRKAFEFELLPAIRAVRERGGKVVCGVRDILVEKKDQAAYETRVLDRLNRHFDAVCVHGDPALFPLSATFARAGDITLPVAHTGYVAPARATPQAAAAARAALGVAEGKPLVVVSAGGGKVGSELPAAVLDACRDHGQLADAALRVFSGPFCDEDALAALVRAAADLPDARVARFTPDFPAVLAGCDLSVSLAGYNTVMALLAARCRALVMPFDQNREQRLRAERLAALGLLGLLEPSQLSASLLAPRLAAALAAPSPQPGRIDLDGAAKAARFIVEIR encoded by the coding sequence GTGAAAATCGCCGTCTACTGCCAGCATGTGCTGGGCATGGGGCATCTGTTTCGCACGCTGGAAATCGTCGCCGCCCTGGACGGCCACGAGCGCCTGCTCGTTGTCGGCGGCCCGGACGTGCCGGCGGCCGTGCCGGAAGGCGTGCGCCTGCTTCGTCTGCCGCCCCTGGCCATGGACGCCGATTTCCGCGCCCTGACCCTGGAAGGCCCGGCCCTGGAGGCGGCCAAGGCCGCCCGCAAGGCCCTGCTGCTCGACGCCCTGGCCGATTTCGCGCCCGACGTCTTTTTCGTCGAGCTCTATCCCTTCGGCCGCAAGGCCTTCGAGTTCGAGCTGCTGCCGGCCATCCGCGCCGTGCGGGAGCGGGGCGGCAAGGTCGTTTGCGGCGTGCGCGATATCCTGGTCGAAAAAAAGGACCAGGCCGCCTACGAGACCCGGGTGCTGGACCGGCTCAATCGCCACTTCGACGCCGTGTGCGTCCACGGCGATCCGGCGCTTTTCCCCCTGTCCGCCACCTTTGCCCGGGCCGGCGACATCACCCTGCCCGTGGCCCATACCGGTTACGTGGCCCCGGCCCGGGCCACGCCCCAGGCCGCCGCCGCCGCCCGGGCCGCCTTGGGCGTGGCCGAAGGCAAGCCCCTCGTGGTCGTCTCGGCCGGCGGCGGCAAGGTCGGTTCCGAGCTGCCCGCCGCCGTGCTGGACGCCTGCCGGGACCACGGCCAACTGGCCGATGCGGCCCTTCGCGTGTTTTCCGGCCCCTTTTGCGACGAAGACGCCTTGGCCGCCCTGGTCCGGGCCGCGGCCGACCTGCCCGACGCCCGGGTGGCCCGCTTCACCCCGGATTTCCCGGCCGTGCTGGCCGGGTGCGACCTGTCCGTGAGCCTGGCCGGCTACAACACCGTCATGGCACTGCTCGCCGCCCGCTGCCGAGCGTTGGTCATGCCCTTTGACCAGAACCGCGAACAGCGCCTGCGCGCCGAGCGCCTAGCCGCCCTGGGGCTGCTCGGCCTCCTCGAACCGTCGCAGCTCTCTGCGTCCCTGCTCGCCCCCCGCCTGGCCGCCGCCCTTGCCGCCCCGTCGCCCCAGCCCGGGCGCATTGACCTCGACGGCGCGGCCAAGGCGGCGCGGTTTATAGTGGAAATACGGTAA
- a CDS encoding P-II family nitrogen regulator, protein MKKIEVITRPYKLDEIKEKLTGLGIKGMTVSEVKGFGRQRGHTEVYRGAEYQVDFVPKVKMELVVEDGLAVEVIKAIQAAAQTGEVGDGKIFVSTIDEVIRIRTGETGNAAI, encoded by the coding sequence ATGAAAAAGATCGAAGTCATCACTCGTCCCTACAAGCTCGACGAAATCAAGGAAAAGCTGACCGGACTTGGCATCAAGGGCATGACCGTGTCGGAAGTGAAGGGCTTCGGCCGCCAGCGCGGCCACACCGAAGTCTACCGCGGTGCCGAGTACCAGGTTGATTTCGTGCCCAAGGTCAAAATGGAGCTGGTGGTCGAGGACGGCCTGGCCGTCGAGGTCATCAAGGCCATCCAGGCCGCGGCCCAGACCGGCGAAGTCGGCGACGGCAAGATCTTCGTCTCCACCATCGACGAGGTCATCCGTATCCGCACCGGCGAGACCGGCAACGCCGCCATCTAG
- a CDS encoding peroxiredoxin produces the protein MTDHASVCVPRIGETAPDFEAETTHGILRLEDFRGSWLVFFSHPADFTPVCASELMAFAGVRATLRDMGCELLGLSVDSIFSHIAWVRSLEEKFGAAIDFPLVADTTGEVARRYGMTMPAESPTEPARVVYVIDDRQCVRAYMAYPMTTGRNVAEIVRLVAALQATDAHGVATPAGWKPGDGVLAPPPRTQAMAQERAKAAGPNCPDWYFCKRELS, from the coding sequence ATGACCGATCACGCTTCCGTATGCGTTCCGCGCATCGGCGAAACGGCCCCGGACTTCGAGGCCGAAACCACCCACGGCATCCTGCGCCTGGAAGATTTTCGGGGAAGCTGGCTGGTGTTCTTTTCGCATCCGGCGGATTTCACGCCCGTGTGCGCCTCGGAACTCATGGCCTTTGCCGGCGTGCGCGCCACCTTGCGCGACATGGGCTGCGAACTGCTCGGTCTGTCGGTGGATTCCATTTTCTCCCACATCGCCTGGGTGCGATCCCTTGAGGAGAAGTTCGGCGCGGCCATCGATTTCCCCTTGGTCGCCGACACCACCGGCGAAGTGGCCCGGCGTTACGGCATGACCATGCCGGCCGAGTCGCCCACCGAACCGGCCCGTGTGGTCTATGTCATCGACGACCGGCAATGTGTCCGGGCGTACATGGCCTACCCCATGACCACCGGACGCAACGTCGCCGAGATCGTTCGCCTTGTGGCGGCCCTGCAGGCCACCGACGCCCACGGCGTGGCCACGCCCGCCGGCTGGAAACCCGGGGACGGGGTGCTGGCTCCCCCGCCGCGAACCCAGGCCATGGCCCAGGAGAGGGCCAAAGCCGCCGGTCCGAACTGCCCGGATTGGTATTTTTGCAAGAGAGAGTTGTCATGA
- a CDS encoding ATP-binding response regulator: MSDKIAKILVVEDDENVRRPVCAWLEISGYAVTEAGDGDEALRRIADIGPDAVLLDLRLPRRDGFGVLEALSREHDAPPVIVISGQDGIDGVIRAFRLGATDYLQKPIVSFDLLAHALEAALERRELARAVKQAENRYFTLVQSLPLLVFILDKHLELTFINKFCRPLLGFSRAEALAAPGFFPARLHPEDRDRVTAWLGESLGPGKASHTEECRFLHKNGATIHALLRAIPSARDKNGGDDRQIEGIVVDITDRVELERFVVQEEKLKTLGAISAEVAHEIRNPLFSIAGFAHRLQARLPDSREAGIILSEARRLEDILDKIRNYLHPVDLRPRLCSLRAIAMAALDFLAPEFAARGIVAAADLAGGLPDLRLDPDLLTQVVTSLTRFAVSRSPAGQTVQLATSRHARYAHLDVTFRPSRPVVDPEVLFLPFEEGDERLGLPLAYRIVKNMGGSLTFAQHATEAGFTLQLPIDPLAEDPDGPDPDALETAMGTADDDDDAPGLHAPARPGRA, encoded by the coding sequence ATGTCCGACAAAATCGCCAAAATCCTGGTGGTGGAAGACGACGAGAACGTGCGCCGCCCGGTGTGCGCCTGGCTCGAAATCTCCGGCTACGCCGTCACCGAGGCCGGTGACGGGGACGAAGCCTTGCGCCGCATCGCGGACATCGGGCCCGACGCCGTGCTGCTGGATCTGCGCCTACCCCGGCGCGACGGCTTCGGCGTGCTGGAAGCCCTGTCCCGGGAACACGACGCGCCGCCGGTTATCGTCATCTCCGGCCAGGACGGCATCGACGGCGTCATCCGCGCCTTTCGCCTGGGCGCCACCGATTACCTGCAAAAACCCATCGTCAGCTTCGATCTGCTGGCCCACGCCCTGGAGGCGGCCCTGGAGCGCCGGGAACTGGCCCGGGCCGTCAAACAGGCCGAAAACCGCTATTTCACCCTGGTCCAGAGCCTGCCGCTGTTGGTCTTCATTTTGGACAAGCACCTGGAATTGACGTTCATCAATAAGTTCTGCCGGCCGCTGCTCGGATTTTCCCGGGCCGAAGCCCTGGCCGCGCCGGGCTTTTTTCCGGCCCGGCTCCATCCCGAGGACCGGGACCGGGTCACGGCCTGGCTGGGCGAGAGCCTGGGGCCGGGCAAGGCGTCCCACACCGAGGAATGCCGGTTCCTGCACAAAAACGGCGCGACCATCCACGCCCTGCTGCGGGCCATCCCCTCGGCCCGGGATAAAAACGGCGGCGATGATCGCCAGATCGAGGGCATCGTGGTCGACATCACCGACCGGGTGGAACTGGAGCGGTTCGTGGTCCAGGAAGAAAAACTCAAGACTCTCGGAGCCATATCCGCTGAAGTCGCCCACGAGATCCGCAATCCCCTGTTTTCCATCGCCGGTTTTGCCCATCGCCTGCAAGCCCGGCTGCCGGACTCCCGGGAGGCCGGCATCATCCTGTCCGAGGCCCGGCGGCTGGAGGACATTCTCGACAAGATCCGCAATTACCTGCATCCCGTGGACCTGCGGCCGCGCCTGTGTTCGCTTAGGGCCATCGCCATGGCCGCCCTGGATTTCCTGGCCCCGGAATTCGCCGCCCGGGGGATCGTGGCGGCGGCGGACCTGGCCGGGGGCCTGCCCGACCTGCGCCTGGACCCGGACCTGCTCACCCAGGTGGTGACGAGCCTGACCCGCTTCGCCGTCAGCCGCAGCCCGGCCGGCCAGACCGTCCAACTGGCCACCTCGCGCCACGCCCGCTACGCCCACCTGGACGTGACCTTCCGCCCCTCGCGCCCGGTGGTCGATCCCGAGGTGCTGTTTCTGCCCTTCGAGGAAGGCGACGAACGCCTGGGGTTGCCGCTGGCCTACAGAATCGTCAAAAACATGGGCGGCTCCCTGACCTTTGCCCAACACGCGACCGAGGCCGGCTTCACGTTGCAGTTGCCCATCGATCCCCTGGCCGAGGACCCGGACGGGCCAGACCCCGACGCCCTGGAGACCGCCATGGGCACGGCCGACGACGATGACGACGCGCCCGGGCTCCACGCGCCGGCGAGACCGGGCCGGGCATGA
- a CDS encoding ammonium transporter, whose protein sequence is MNAADTAFVLISAALVMLMTPGLALFYGGMVRTKNILGTLMHSNILLGTVSVLWAIVGYSLAFGGDIGGVIGNLDFMFLNGVGTAAKEGVDNIPHLAFMIFQCMFAVITPALITGAFAERIKFSGFLLFTTLWLLVVYCPMAHWVWGGGWMAKMGALDFAGGAVVHMSSGASALAAVLYLGRRHGYGKQSFIPHNLPLTILGAGILWFGWFGFNAGSALAANGLAASAFVTTHLAAAAAAFSWIIVEWWHRGKPTTLGMASGAVAGLVAITPAAGYVEPMPAILMGLIAGGLCYGGVLIKSVFKYDDSLDVVGIHGLGGTFGALATGLFATKAVNELGNDGLFYGNPEQLWIQFVSVVATWVFCFVMTLILFKIVDVMVGIRVSQDDEIKGLDVSQHSEVGYQL, encoded by the coding sequence ATGAACGCGGCAGATACCGCTTTCGTGCTCATTTCGGCGGCCCTGGTCATGCTTATGACTCCGGGTCTGGCGCTTTTTTACGGCGGCATGGTCCGTACCAAGAACATCCTTGGCACGCTCATGCATTCCAACATCCTGCTTGGCACCGTTTCCGTGCTGTGGGCCATCGTGGGCTACAGCTTGGCCTTTGGCGGCGACATCGGCGGCGTCATCGGCAATCTCGACTTCATGTTCCTTAACGGCGTCGGCACGGCGGCCAAGGAAGGCGTGGACAACATCCCGCACCTGGCCTTCATGATCTTCCAGTGCATGTTCGCCGTCATCACCCCGGCGCTGATCACCGGCGCGTTTGCCGAGCGCATCAAATTCTCCGGCTTCCTGCTCTTCACCACCCTGTGGCTGCTGGTCGTCTACTGTCCCATGGCCCACTGGGTCTGGGGCGGCGGCTGGATGGCCAAGATGGGCGCTCTCGACTTCGCCGGCGGCGCGGTCGTCCACATGAGCTCCGGCGCGTCCGCCCTGGCCGCCGTCCTCTACCTGGGACGCCGCCACGGCTACGGCAAGCAGTCGTTTATTCCGCATAACCTGCCCCTGACCATCCTTGGCGCGGGCATCCTCTGGTTCGGCTGGTTCGGCTTCAACGCCGGCAGCGCTCTGGCCGCCAACGGCCTGGCCGCCTCGGCCTTCGTCACCACCCACCTGGCCGCCGCCGCCGCCGCCTTTAGCTGGATCATCGTGGAGTGGTGGCATCGCGGCAAGCCCACCACCCTGGGCATGGCCTCCGGCGCGGTGGCCGGTCTGGTCGCCATCACCCCGGCCGCCGGCTACGTCGAACCCATGCCGGCCATCCTCATGGGGCTTATTGCCGGCGGGCTGTGCTACGGCGGCGTGCTCATCAAGAGCGTGTTCAAGTACGACGACTCCCTGGACGTGGTGGGCATCCACGGCCTGGGCGGCACTTTCGGCGCCCTGGCCACCGGCCTGTTCGCCACCAAGGCCGTCAACGAGCTTGGCAACGACGGCCTGTTCTACGGCAACCCCGAACAGCTCTGGATCCAGTTCGTGTCCGTGGTCGCCACCTGGGTGTTCTGCTTCGTCATGACGCTGATCCTCTTTAAAATCGTGGACGTGATGGTTGGTATTCGGGTAAGCCAGGACGACGAGATCAAGGGTCTCGACGTCAGCCAGCACAGCGAAGTCGGCTACCAGCTCTAG
- a CDS encoding histidine phosphatase family protein, giving the protein MSRCVFYLLRHAPTLWNLDKRIQGQWDSELAPVATAQCEALAPQLAGLALARILCSDLGRAKSTAGILNRSLRLPVTLEKRLREQHYGDWTGKHWRDIPPEAIAAAEAAGWSFHPTGGESRADVRQRAEHALIDAAKANGGRNVLVVTHQGVIKAVLYHLLGRAYLPSEPPAFDPNRVQEVVCQGGQLTLGRLDLELPQP; this is encoded by the coding sequence ATGTCGCGCTGCGTGTTTTATCTCCTGCGCCATGCCCCGACCCTGTGGAACCTGGACAAGCGCATCCAGGGCCAGTGGGACAGCGAACTGGCTCCGGTCGCCACGGCCCAGTGCGAGGCCCTGGCCCCACAGCTGGCCGGGCTGGCCCTGGCCCGCATCCTGTGCAGCGACCTCGGCCGGGCCAAATCCACCGCCGGCATCTTAAACCGCAGCCTGCGTCTGCCCGTGACCCTGGAAAAACGCCTGCGCGAGCAGCACTACGGCGACTGGACCGGCAAGCATTGGCGCGACATCCCGCCCGAAGCCATCGCCGCCGCCGAGGCCGCCGGCTGGAGTTTTCACCCCACCGGCGGCGAATCGCGCGCCGACGTGCGCCAGCGGGCCGAACACGCGCTCATTGACGCGGCCAAAGCCAACGGCGGCCGCAACGTGCTGGTGGTCACCCACCAGGGCGTGATCAAAGCCGTGCTTTACCATCTCCTAGGCCGGGCCTACCTGCCCAGCGAACCACCGGCCTTTGACCCGAACCGGGTCCAGGAGGTGGTCTGCCAGGGCGGGCAGCTCACCCTGGGCCGCTTGGACCTGGAGCTGCCCCAGCCGTGA
- a CDS encoding HD domain-containing protein, with translation MPSAPDAPVSAVMLDEGKTLLADALAAGQLDVAYVAALSDVYDRYFRQRLQEWAEVNASQADGFALAAVGGYGRRELCPASDIDVLLLFPSEPPDWASELARFLFFPLWDRGVELGHGVRAVSGCLELAGCDPKVLASLVDLRFLAGEAAIVVDLTARLEAGSFPAHAAGFAEWLEKGNKERGRTYGDAGGMLEPDLKNGLGGLRDWQQVRWLMRLDPGREADARLLADDLAALEDDARFVLTARMHLHRLCGRKNDKLYFEFQERLAEAMGFGRRGDRRAVERFLSLLLRRMADIKALRQSVWPLLAGHLGALDLAAPATSVGDGLQDAPEGLRFAPGLTDFQAMERAMPLFAVCAALGKAPSHETMGRLRGLAAELGRLAEVSPRTGRMLYDSLSDIMPADVSGAALDALSASGVLEAILPQFARVKDNVSYDVYHVHPVGRHSLEAVRLLAELRVGPACRARELLDGLPRPELAYWGLLLHDMGKGLGGAHAEKGAQLAEDMLSRLSAPPEARHMIAALVREHLLLPETATGRDLSDRDVVARAAGRVATVEALDMLVLIARCDGLATGPQAWTGWKESLVFDLYGKLRAAIEQGRLFGADDARIMLAARDSLREAARDRFSPEALEALLLAMPPRYLVSQPVETILGHLDLLAELDAAEAEDRRMKPGDRAGRDVAALTYTALPGGDGFTVTVAARQVRGLFPTVTGVLALHDLSIHEADVFRWEDGVVILSLRTGNPPDVIYSDEVFARVSRAVRYALCGKLFLAYRLAQKRGGFALSLAVAGPKSPPEVAIDNKASDLFTVIDVSCDDRVGLLYDIARTLAEMGLETHLAKVMTPAGRVRDVFYVRGPAGRRVEDPEQLAEIKAALLHRLADDPCTLR, from the coding sequence ATGCCGTCCGCACCCGACGCGCCGGTCAGCGCCGTCATGCTCGACGAGGGCAAGACCCTGCTGGCCGACGCCCTGGCCGCCGGCCAGTTGGACGTGGCCTACGTCGCCGCCCTGTCCGACGTCTACGACCGCTATTTTCGCCAGCGCCTGCAAGAGTGGGCCGAGGTCAACGCTTCGCAAGCCGACGGCTTCGCTCTGGCCGCTGTGGGCGGCTATGGCCGGCGCGAACTGTGTCCGGCCTCGGACATCGACGTGTTGTTGCTCTTCCCGTCCGAGCCGCCGGACTGGGCCTCGGAACTGGCCCGGTTTCTCTTTTTCCCGCTCTGGGATCGGGGTGTGGAGCTCGGCCACGGGGTGCGCGCCGTTTCCGGCTGTCTGGAGCTGGCCGGCTGCGACCCCAAGGTGCTGGCGTCGCTTGTTGACCTGCGCTTTCTGGCCGGGGAGGCCGCCATCGTCGTGGACCTGACGGCCCGCCTGGAGGCCGGCAGCTTTCCGGCCCATGCCGCTGGCTTCGCCGAGTGGCTGGAGAAGGGCAACAAGGAGCGCGGCCGGACCTATGGCGATGCCGGCGGGATGCTCGAACCTGATCTCAAAAACGGTCTGGGCGGTTTGCGCGACTGGCAGCAAGTCCGCTGGCTCATGCGCCTGGACCCGGGCCGCGAGGCCGACGCTCGCCTGCTGGCCGACGACCTGGCCGCCCTGGAAGACGACGCCCGGTTCGTCCTGACCGCCCGGATGCACCTGCACCGCCTGTGCGGCCGCAAGAACGACAAGCTCTATTTCGAATTCCAGGAACGCCTGGCCGAGGCCATGGGCTTTGGCCGCCGGGGCGACCGCCGGGCCGTGGAGCGCTTCCTGTCGCTGCTGCTGCGCCGCATGGCCGACATCAAGGCCCTGCGCCAGTCGGTCTGGCCGCTTTTGGCCGGACATTTGGGGGCCTTGGATCTGGCCGCCCCGGCCACGTCCGTGGGCGACGGCTTGCAAGACGCCCCCGAGGGCCTGCGTTTCGCCCCGGGGCTGACCGATTTCCAGGCCATGGAGCGGGCCATGCCGCTTTTTGCCGTGTGCGCCGCCCTGGGCAAGGCCCCGTCCCACGAAACCATGGGCCGGCTGCGCGGCCTGGCCGCCGAACTTGGCCGGCTGGCCGAGGTTTCGCCGCGCACCGGCCGGATGCTCTATGACAGCTTAAGCGACATCATGCCGGCCGACGTCTCCGGCGCGGCCCTGGACGCGCTGAGCGCCAGCGGCGTGCTGGAGGCCATCCTGCCCCAGTTCGCCCGGGTCAAGGACAACGTCTCCTACGACGTCTACCATGTCCATCCTGTGGGCCGGCACAGCCTGGAGGCCGTGCGCCTTTTGGCCGAGCTGCGCGTCGGGCCGGCCTGCCGGGCCAGGGAGTTGCTGGACGGCCTGCCCCGGCCGGAGCTGGCTTACTGGGGCCTGCTCCTGCACGACATGGGCAAGGGCCTGGGCGGGGCCCACGCCGAAAAGGGGGCCCAGCTGGCCGAGGACATGCTCTCGCGCCTGTCCGCCCCACCCGAGGCCCGCCACATGATCGCCGCCCTCGTGCGCGAACATCTGCTGCTGCCCGAAACCGCCACCGGCCGCGACCTGTCTGACCGCGACGTGGTGGCCCGGGCGGCCGGCCGGGTGGCCACGGTGGAAGCCCTGGACATGCTCGTGCTCATTGCCCGCTGCGACGGGCTGGCCACCGGCCCCCAGGCCTGGACCGGCTGGAAAGAGTCCCTGGTGTTTGACCTCTACGGCAAGCTGCGCGCCGCCATTGAGCAGGGCCGGCTTTTTGGGGCCGACGACGCCCGGATCATGCTGGCCGCCCGGGACAGCTTGCGCGAGGCCGCCCGGGACCGCTTCAGCCCCGAAGCCCTGGAAGCCCTGCTGTTGGCCATGCCGCCGCGCTATCTCGTCAGCCAGCCCGTGGAGACGATCCTTGGTCATCTGGACCTGCTGGCCGAACTCGACGCCGCCGAGGCCGAGGACCGGCGCATGAAGCCCGGCGACCGGGCCGGCCGCGACGTGGCCGCTCTGACCTACACGGCCCTGCCCGGCGGCGACGGTTTCACGGTCACCGTGGCCGCCCGCCAGGTGCGTGGGCTTTTTCCCACCGTCACGGGCGTGCTGGCCCTGCACGATCTGTCCATCCACGAGGCCGACGTGTTTCGCTGGGAAGACGGCGTGGTCATCCTGTCGCTGCGCACCGGCAATCCGCCCGACGTCATCTACAGCGACGAAGTTTTCGCCCGGGTGTCACGGGCCGTGCGCTACGCCCTGTGCGGCAAGCTGTTCCTGGCCTACCGTCTGGCCCAGAAGCGAGGCGGGTTTGCCCTGTCCCTGGCCGTGGCCGGCCCCAAGTCGCCGCCCGAGGTGGCCATCGACAACAAGGCTTCCGATCTCTTTACGGTCATCGACGTGTCCTGCGACGACCGGGTGGGACTTCTCTACGACATCGCCCGCACCCTGGCCGAGATGGGGCTGGAAACCCATCTGGCCAAGGTCATGACCCCAGCTGGGCGTGTGCGCGACGTCTTTTACGTGCGCGGCCCGGCAGGACGGCGGGTGGAGGACCCGGAGCAGCTGGCCGAGATCAAGGCGGCCTTGTTGCACCGTCTGGCCGACGACCCTTGCACCCTGCGCTAA